From Oreochromis niloticus isolate F11D_XX linkage group LG1, O_niloticus_UMD_NMBU, whole genome shotgun sequence, a single genomic window includes:
- the bcl2l10 gene encoding bcl-2-like protein 10 isoform X2 — MKFCGLWKETLLLAEDYLSFCCTSPHQAPPPPSESAAAMRRLGWDIERQHQARFDNLAQTFLVQCGPDHCLSLRKVMKELVGDGHLNWGRVVSLFAFTGVLARKILEQKPGLDPGQQQELGQEPMSCRRLAETIADYLGEEKKDWLLDNDGWEGFCKFSRSAREVSQDSSMKKALFAAAGVGLAGLTFLLVR, encoded by the exons ATGAAATTCTGTGGGCTGTGGAAAGAGACCCTGCTTTTGGCCGAGGACTACCTGTCCTTTTGCTGCACGAGTCCACATCAAGCCCCTCCACCTCCCAGCGAATCAGCCGCTGCCATGAGGCGTCTGGGCTGGGACATCGAAAGACAGCACCAAGCTCGCTTCGACAACCTCGCTCAGACCTTCCTGGTGCAGTGTGGGCCGGACCACTGCCTCAGCCTCAGAAAGGTGATGAAGGAGCTGGTTGGAGATGGACACTTGAACTGGGGGAGGGTTGTTTCTCTTTTTGCCTTTACTGGAGTGCTGGCCAGAAAGATCctggagcagaagccggggctGGACCCTGGGCAACAGCAGGAACTGGGACAGGAGCCCATGAGCTGCAGAAGGCTGGCAGAGACCATAGCTGATTACCTGGGAGAAGAGAAGAAAGACTGGCTGTTGGATAATGATGGATGG GAAGGCTTCTGTAAGTTCTCCCGCAGTGCCAGAGAAGTGAGCCAGGACTCATCCATGAAGAAAGCGCTGTTTGCTGCCGCCGGTGTCGGCCTTGCTGGGCTTACCTTCCTCTTGGTGCGCTAG